Proteins found in one Balnearium lithotrophicum genomic segment:
- the dpdA gene encoding tRNA-guanine transglycosylase DpdA: MKYFLPYWEDWVHADFDPTSDTYSGGFKNAQFTHEIFETPPYDGILLSLGMFEFKLKLLRVDGKPTIRGFENVRDYLRLHRFPEIPVMGDCGAFTYVNEKEPILKVSDALETYSKLSFDYGISVDHICSEWITVERGKEELFSYTEEKESRGKLKIKLSESELEWRRQLSLRNGEEFLKKAEGFHPIGAAQGYSIPSYVDSVGSLIDMGYDFIAIGGLVPRRSSFISELLLELSKKGLLKKARFHLLGVLREELLPLMRELKIYSFDSASYLRKAWLKAVSNYYGVDGRWYSSIRVPDCKNRRLLNRTKGLPSNIDKVEKKILKGLRDYDRGNLKNFEELLEEIVAYDKLFLRNEFNEEKYKKLYRELLESKIWKRCDCPICRQLGIDVVIFRGANRNKRRGFHNVWLFYLFQVKTS, translated from the coding sequence TTGAAGTACTTCCTTCCCTACTGGGAGGACTGGGTTCACGCCGATTTTGACCCGACTTCCGACACCTACTCAGGCGGCTTTAAAAATGCCCAGTTTACCCATGAGATTTTTGAAACTCCTCCTTACGATGGTATTCTCCTCAGCCTTGGAATGTTCGAATTCAAACTGAAACTCCTCAGGGTAGATGGGAAACCCACAATAAGGGGATTTGAAAACGTAAGGGACTACTTGAGGCTTCATAGGTTTCCTGAAATTCCCGTCATGGGGGACTGTGGAGCCTTTACGTACGTCAATGAAAAGGAGCCGATTCTTAAGGTTAGCGATGCCTTAGAGACTTACTCAAAACTCTCCTTTGACTACGGAATTTCAGTTGACCACATCTGCTCAGAGTGGATAACTGTTGAGAGGGGAAAGGAGGAGCTCTTCTCCTATACAGAAGAGAAGGAGAGCAGAGGAAAGCTAAAAATTAAACTCTCCGAATCCGAACTTGAGTGGAGAAGGCAGTTGAGTTTAAGGAACGGTGAGGAGTTTTTAAAAAAGGCTGAGGGATTTCATCCCATCGGCGCAGCCCAGGGTTACTCAATACCTTCCTATGTTGATAGTGTCGGAAGTTTGATTGATATGGGTTACGACTTTATAGCCATTGGAGGATTGGTTCCAAGGAGGAGCAGTTTTATATCAGAGCTCCTTTTGGAACTCTCCAAAAAAGGACTTCTGAAGAAGGCGAGGTTTCACCTCTTAGGGGTTTTGAGGGAGGAACTCCTTCCTCTGATGAGAGAGTTGAAAATCTACAGCTTTGACAGTGCTTCATACCTTAGAAAGGCCTGGCTTAAGGCGGTAAGCAACTACTATGGAGTTGACGGAAGGTGGTACTCATCCATAAGGGTTCCCGACTGCAAAAATAGAAGGCTTTTAAACAGGACGAAAGGACTTCCTTCCAATATTGATAAAGTAGAGAAAAAAATCCTCAAAGGTTTGAGGGATTACGATAGGGGGAATTTAAAAAACTTTGAAGAGCTCTTGGAAGAAATTGTTGCCTACGATAAACTCTTTCTAAGAAACGAGTTTAACGAGGAGAAGTACAAGAAACTCTACAGGGAGCTCTTAGAGAGCAAAATCTGGAAGAGGTGTGACTGTCCCATTTGCAGGCAGTTAGGAATAGACGTTGTGATTTTCAGGGGGGCAAATAGAAATAAAAGAAGGGGATTTCACAATGTTTGGTTGTTTTATCTCTTCCAAGTGAAAACTTCTTAA